The proteins below come from a single Streptococcus hyointestinalis genomic window:
- a CDS encoding class A sortase, whose protein sequence is MAKQKTKKGKKFFSILRTVLFIVLLLVGLVLVFNKPIRNYLIGMNTNKYQITKVSKKTIEKNKKAKTTYDFDSVQSISAESILKAQMDAQQLPVIGGIAIPDVGLNLPIFKGVGNTELSYGAGTMKENQVMGGENNYALASHHVFGMTGSTDMLFSPLDRAKKGMKIYLTDKEKVYTYVVTDVTVVTPDHVEVIDDEAGKSQVTLVTCTDAEATERTIVRGELTATVDYSKASQEILDAFSKSYNQMTT, encoded by the coding sequence ATGGCAAAGCAGAAAACGAAAAAAGGAAAAAAATTCTTTAGTATCTTACGAACGGTACTCTTTATCGTTCTATTGCTTGTCGGCTTGGTTTTGGTTTTCAATAAACCAATCCGAAATTATCTGATTGGTATGAATACCAACAAGTACCAGATTACAAAAGTCAGCAAGAAGACGATTGAAAAAAATAAGAAGGCAAAGACGACCTATGATTTTGACTCAGTGCAGTCTATCAGTGCGGAGTCTATCCTAAAGGCACAGATGGATGCGCAGCAGCTGCCTGTTATCGGTGGTATCGCTATTCCTGATGTGGGGCTTAATCTGCCGATATTTAAAGGTGTGGGCAACACCGAGCTTTCCTACGGAGCTGGCACCATGAAGGAAAACCAAGTCATGGGTGGGGAAAACAACTATGCTCTAGCGAGTCACCATGTCTTTGGCATGACAGGCTCAACGGACATGCTCTTTTCCCCTCTTGATAGAGCTAAAAAAGGCATGAAAATTTACCTGACAGACAAGGAAAAGGTCTACACATATGTCGTTACAGATGTAACTGTGGTAACACCTGATCATGTCGAAGTGATTGATGACGAGGCTGGAAAGAGTCAAGTGACCTTGGTGACTTGTACTGACGCAGAAGCTACCGAGCGTACTATTGTACGTGGTGAGCTAACTGCGACGGTCGACTACAGCAAGGCTAGTCAAGAAATCTTAGACGCCTTTAGCAAATCTTACAATCAAATGACAACGTAA
- a CDS encoding VOC family protein, producing MQWNAVHHVAIIVSDYEVSRAFYVDKLGFEIIRENHRPDRGDYKLDLRCGSVELEIFGQKRSEKNYTEPPKRLSYPEACGLRHLAFYVDDIETRKKELEDLGIFVEPIRRDTFTGEKMTFFFDPDGLPLELHE from the coding sequence ATGCAGTGGAATGCTGTTCATCATGTGGCGATTATCGTTTCGGATTATGAGGTCTCACGTGCCTTTTACGTGGACAAACTGGGTTTTGAGATTATTCGTGAAAATCACCGCCCAGATAGAGGAGACTACAAGTTAGACTTGAGGTGTGGAAGTGTTGAGCTAGAGATTTTTGGGCAAAAAAGAAGTGAGAAAAATTATACCGAGCCACCAAAACGGCTTAGTTACCCTGAAGCTTGCGGGCTGCGCCATTTAGCCTTTTATGTCGATGACATCGAGACCCGAAAAAAAGAACTAGAGGACTTAGGGATTTTTGTGGAGCCTATTCGTAGAGATACTTTTACCGGTGAGAAGATGACCTTTTTCTTTGACCCAGATGGTTTGCCTCTAGAACTGCACGAATGA
- a CDS encoding DUF1002 domain-containing protein — MRLKKLIMGVGLALMAFSFATKAQAATSSVQEVIDESYVQPDYVLGYSLSDSQRSETLSLLGYDSSKDTSVKTLTTSAYASIMDVADDSSLQLYSSVKIKKLGSSKGLSVSIVTPENITKVTEDMYRNAAVTLGIEHAEITVASPIQVTGESALAGIYYSLEQNGASVSTESKELAQEELNALSDINAENQNKEGYDADKLNVAMTDIKSAVADGGSSLSESDIRKIVEDTLSNYGLKDSMTSNQITVIVNFAVNLSKSSVIKNSNFKSTLTSLKNSIVSKAKSTFSGINLNFDANSAIESGKGFFANLWQQIVNFFTNLFS; from the coding sequence ATGCGTTTGAAAAAACTGATTATGGGTGTTGGCTTAGCCTTAATGGCATTTTCTTTTGCGACCAAAGCCCAAGCAGCGACCAGTAGCGTGCAAGAGGTCATCGATGAGTCTTATGTGCAGCCAGACTATGTGCTGGGCTACTCACTCTCAGACAGTCAGCGTAGCGAGACGCTTTCTCTTTTAGGTTATGATTCGTCAAAAGACACGAGTGTCAAGACGCTAACGACAAGTGCCTACGCTTCGATTATGGATGTGGCAGATGACAGCAGTTTGCAGCTCTATTCATCCGTGAAAATCAAAAAGCTAGGCTCATCTAAGGGCTTGAGTGTTTCTATCGTGACTCCAGAAAATATCACCAAGGTCACTGAGGACATGTACCGTAACGCTGCTGTTACACTAGGAATTGAGCACGCTGAAATCACAGTTGCCTCCCCTATCCAAGTAACGGGAGAGAGTGCGCTTGCAGGGATTTACTACTCGCTCGAGCAAAATGGAGCCAGTGTCTCTACTGAAAGTAAAGAGCTAGCGCAAGAAGAGCTCAATGCACTTTCTGATATTAACGCTGAAAACCAAAATAAAGAAGGCTACGACGCAGATAAACTGAACGTTGCCATGACAGATATCAAGTCTGCTGTAGCAGATGGTGGCTCTAGCCTGTCTGAGTCTGACATCCGAAAGATCGTTGAGGACACACTGTCAAACTATGGACTTAAGGACTCTATGACCAGCAACCAAATCACTGTCATCGTTAACTTTGCTGTTAATTTGTCAAAAAGTTCTGTCATTAAAAACAGTAACTTCAAGTCAACTTTGACTTCTCTTAAAAACAGCATTGTCTCAAAGGCTAAGTCAACCTTTAGCGGTATCAATCTCAACTTTGACGCCAACAGCGCTATCGAGTCTGGAAAAGGGTTCTTTGCTAACTTGTGGCAACAAATCGTTAACTTCTTTACCAATTTATTTTCATAA